The Pseudomonas extremaustralis genome contains a region encoding:
- the mnmC gene encoding bifunctional tRNA (5-methylaminomethyl-2-thiouridine)(34)-methyltransferase MnmD/FAD-dependent 5-carboxymethylaminomethyl-2-thiouridine(34) oxidoreductase MnmC — protein MNPELPNAQLDWDDQGRPHSRVFNDVYFSDLSGLDETRYVFLEQNRLAERFAALAPGERLVIGETGFGTGLNFLCAWQLFEQHACAGARLHFISVEKYPLSHADLQRALALWPSLEPFAAPLLTQYVAIHQGFQRLVLDAGRVTLTLLIGDVMEQLPQLDAQVDAWFLDGFAPAKNPDMWTAELFAELARLAAPGSTISTFTSTGWVRRLLNAAGFKMKRTPGIGHKWEILRGDYLGWPAETGAPPAAKPWFARPPLHQGERRALVIGGGLAGCASAASLAARGWQVSLLERREGLAEEASGNPQGVLYLKLSAHGTALSQMIVSGFGHTRRLLEHLQRGVDWDGCGVLQLAFDAKEAERQAQLAEAFAPDLLHLLDKDQAQLRAGVALEHGGLFFPEGGWVHPPALCQWLARQPGVQVLTHRDVLELRKVDDQWQAWDGETLLASAAVVVLAGAAEVKRFAACAELPLKRIRGQITRLPQTAASAALSTVVCAEGYVAPARLGEHTLGASFDFKSQDLAPTAAEHAGNLALLQEISTDLAHRLHADTLAPETLEGRAAFRCTSPDYLPIVGPLADHPAFAQVYDTLRKDARHVPQAPCPWLEGVYVNSGHGSRGLITAPLSGELLAAWLDNEPLPLPRSVAEACHPNRFAVRALIRSNVTKPQR, from the coding sequence ATGAACCCCGAACTGCCAAACGCCCAGCTCGACTGGGACGACCAGGGACGCCCCCACTCGCGGGTGTTCAACGATGTGTATTTCTCCGACCTGTCGGGCCTGGACGAAACCCGCTACGTGTTCCTGGAGCAAAACCGCCTGGCCGAACGTTTTGCCGCCCTGGCACCGGGCGAGCGCCTGGTGATCGGCGAGACGGGCTTCGGCACCGGGTTGAATTTTCTCTGCGCCTGGCAGTTGTTCGAGCAGCACGCCTGTGCCGGTGCGCGCCTGCATTTCATCAGCGTCGAAAAGTACCCCCTGAGCCACGCCGACCTGCAACGCGCCCTTGCGCTCTGGCCGTCCCTCGAACCGTTCGCCGCGCCCCTGCTGACGCAGTACGTCGCCATCCACCAGGGCTTTCAGCGGCTGGTGCTGGACGCGGGCCGTGTGACCCTGACGCTGTTGATCGGCGATGTCATGGAACAGTTGCCGCAGCTCGACGCTCAGGTCGACGCCTGGTTCCTCGACGGCTTCGCTCCGGCGAAAAACCCTGACATGTGGACTGCCGAGCTGTTTGCCGAACTGGCACGGTTGGCGGCGCCCGGTTCGACCATCAGTACCTTCACCAGCACCGGCTGGGTGCGCCGGCTGCTCAATGCCGCCGGCTTCAAGATGAAACGCACGCCAGGCATCGGGCACAAATGGGAAATCCTGCGCGGCGACTACCTCGGCTGGCCAGCCGAAACAGGTGCACCGCCCGCCGCCAAGCCCTGGTTCGCCCGCCCGCCGCTGCACCAGGGTGAGCGCCGGGCCCTGGTCATCGGCGGCGGGTTGGCCGGTTGCGCCAGCGCCGCCAGCCTGGCGGCACGGGGCTGGCAGGTCAGCCTGCTGGAGCGGCGCGAGGGGCTCGCCGAGGAAGCGTCCGGCAATCCGCAGGGCGTGCTGTACCTGAAGCTGTCGGCCCACGGCACGGCCTTGTCGCAGATGATCGTCAGCGGCTTCGGCCACACCCGGCGCCTGCTCGAGCACCTGCAACGCGGTGTCGACTGGGACGGCTGTGGCGTCCTGCAACTGGCCTTCGATGCCAAGGAAGCCGAACGCCAGGCCCAACTGGCCGAGGCGTTCGCCCCAGACCTGCTGCACCTGCTCGACAAGGACCAGGCCCAGCTCCGCGCGGGCGTGGCGCTGGAGCATGGCGGGCTGTTTTTCCCCGAAGGCGGTTGGGTTCACCCGCCGGCCCTGTGCCAATGGCTGGCCCGCCAGCCTGGGGTTCAAGTCCTTACCCATCGCGACGTACTGGAACTGCGCAAAGTCGACGATCAATGGCAGGCCTGGGACGGTGAGACATTGCTGGCCAGCGCCGCCGTGGTGGTGCTGGCCGGCGCTGCCGAGGTCAAGCGCTTTGCCGCCTGTGCCGAGTTGCCCCTCAAACGCATCCGTGGGCAGATCACGCGTTTGCCGCAGACAGCCGCCAGTGCCGCGCTGAGCACCGTGGTCTGCGCCGAAGGCTACGTGGCGCCGGCGCGCCTGGGCGAACACACCCTGGGGGCCAGTTTTGACTTCAAGAGCCAGGACCTGGCGCCCACCGCCGCTGAACACGCGGGCAACCTGGCGCTGTTGCAGGAGATCTCCACCGACCTTGCGCACCGCCTGCACGCCGACACCCTGGCGCCGGAAACCCTCGAAGGGCGCGCGGCCTTTCGCTGCACCAGCCCCGACTACCTGCCGATTGTCGGGCCCCTGGCCGACCACCCGGCCTTTGCCCAGGTCTACGACACCTTGCGCAAGGACGCCCGCCATGTGCCGCAAGCGCCTTGCCCATGGCTCGAAGGCGTGTATGTCAACAGCGGCCATGGTTCCCGTGGGCTGATCACCGCACCGCTGTCCGGCGAACTGCTGGCCGCCTGGCTGGACAACGAACCCCTGCCACTGCCGCGAAGCGTGGCCGAGGCCTGTCACCCCAACCGCTTCGCCGTGCGCGCGCTGATTCGCAGCAATGTGACAAAACCCCAGCGCTGA
- the pap gene encoding polyphosphate:AMP phosphotransferase yields MFESAEIGHAIDKETYDTEVPALREALLEVQYELQQQKRFPVIILINGVEGAGKGETVKLLNEWMDPRLIEVRTFDQQTDEELARPPAWRYWRHLPAKGRMGVFFGNWYSQMLQSRVHGEIKDARLDQGIAGAERLEKMFCDEGALIFKFWFHLSKKQMKARLKALADDPLHSWRISALDWQQSATYDKFVKYGERILRRTSRDYAPWHVIEGVDSNYRSLTVGKILLDGMQNALKLARGKPSGMNPAPLLASVDRKSLLDSLDMTLQLDKDDYEEQLITEQARLSGLMRDKRMRRHALVTVFEGNDAAGKGGAIRRVAAALDPRQYHIVPIAAPSEDERAQPYLWRFWQKIPARGMFTVFDRSWYGRVLVERIEGFCTPTDWMRAYGEINDFEEQLRDAGVIVVKFWLSIDKQTQLERFQARESIPFKRFKITEDDWRNRDKWDDYRTAVGDMVDRTSTEVSPWTLVEANDKRWARVKVLRTINLALEEAFAKSDKQAKKK; encoded by the coding sequence ATGTTCGAATCTGCTGAAATCGGTCATGCCATTGACAAAGAAACCTACGACACCGAAGTGCCGGCCCTGCGGGAGGCCTTGTTGGAGGTGCAGTACGAGCTGCAACAGCAAAAGCGTTTTCCGGTGATCATCCTGATCAACGGCGTCGAAGGCGCCGGCAAGGGTGAGACGGTCAAGCTGCTCAACGAATGGATGGACCCGCGCCTGATCGAGGTGCGCACTTTCGACCAGCAGACCGACGAAGAACTCGCTCGCCCACCGGCCTGGCGCTACTGGCGCCACTTGCCGGCCAAAGGGCGCATGGGCGTGTTTTTCGGTAACTGGTACAGCCAGATGCTGCAGAGTCGGGTACATGGAGAGATCAAGGACGCGCGGCTCGACCAGGGGATTGCCGGCGCCGAGCGCCTGGAAAAGATGTTCTGCGACGAAGGCGCGTTGATCTTCAAGTTCTGGTTCCACCTGTCCAAAAAGCAGATGAAGGCGCGGCTCAAGGCGCTGGCCGACGACCCGCTGCACAGCTGGCGCATCAGCGCGCTGGACTGGCAACAGTCGGCCACGTACGACAAGTTCGTCAAATATGGCGAGCGCATCTTGCGTCGCACCAGCCGCGACTACGCGCCGTGGCACGTGATCGAAGGGGTCGATAGCAATTACCGAAGCCTCACCGTGGGCAAGATCCTGCTCGACGGCATGCAAAACGCGTTGAAACTGGCCAGGGGCAAGCCCAGCGGGATGAATCCTGCGCCCTTGCTCGCGTCGGTGGACCGCAAGAGTTTGCTCGACAGCCTCGACATGACCTTGCAATTGGACAAGGACGACTATGAAGAGCAACTGATCACCGAACAGGCACGCTTGTCTGGCCTGATGCGCGACAAACGCATGCGCCGGCACGCGCTGGTGACCGTGTTCGAAGGCAATGACGCGGCGGGCAAGGGCGGGGCGATTCGACGGGTGGCGGCGGCGCTCGACCCGCGCCAATACCACATCGTGCCGATTGCCGCGCCGAGTGAAGACGAACGCGCCCAACCTTACCTGTGGCGGTTCTGGCAGAAGATTCCGGCGCGCGGCATGTTCACCGTGTTCGACCGTTCTTGGTACGGCCGCGTGCTGGTGGAGCGCATCGAAGGCTTCTGCACGCCGACCGACTGGATGCGCGCCTATGGCGAGATCAACGACTTCGAAGAGCAACTGCGTGACGCGGGCGTGATCGTGGTCAAGTTCTGGCTGTCCATCGACAAGCAGACCCAACTGGAGCGCTTCCAGGCCCGCGAGTCGATCCCGTTCAAACGCTTCAAGATCACCGAAGACGACTGGCGCAACCGCGACAAGTGGGACGACTACCGCACGGCCGTGGGCGACATGGTCGATCGCACCAGCACCGAGGTATCGCCCTGGACCCTGGTCGAAGCCAACGACAAGCGCTGGGCGCGGGTCAAGGTCCTGCGCACGATCAACCTGGCCTTGGAAGAGGCGTTCGCCAAGTCCGACAAGCAGGCTAAAAAGAAATAG
- a CDS encoding thiolase family protein has protein sequence MREVVIVDSVRTGLAKSFRGKFNQTRPDDMAAHCVNALLARNGIDPATVEDCIVGAGSNEGAQGYNIGRNVAVLSQLGTGTAGMTLNRFCSSGLQAIAIAANQIASGCSDIIVAGGVESISLTMKSVNTDNLINPLLKAQVPGIYFPMGQTAEIVARRYNVSREDQDLYALQSQQRTAQAQADGLFDDEIVAMAVKYRVEDKDTGAVQILDGVVDRDDCNRPDTSLASLAGLKPVFAEDGSVTAGNSSQLSDGASMTLVMSLEKALALGLKPKAFFRGFTVAGCEPDEMGIGPVFSVPKLLKAKGLQVADIDLWELNEAFASQCLYARDRLEIDNARYNVNGGSISIGHPFGMTGSRQVGHLVRELQRRNLRYGIVTMCVGGGMGATGLFEAVR, from the coding sequence ATGCGTGAAGTAGTGATCGTCGACAGCGTGCGAACCGGCCTGGCCAAGTCCTTTCGCGGCAAGTTCAACCAGACCCGTCCGGATGACATGGCGGCCCATTGCGTCAACGCGCTGCTGGCCCGCAACGGCATCGACCCGGCCACGGTGGAAGACTGCATCGTCGGCGCCGGCTCCAACGAAGGCGCCCAGGGCTACAACATCGGGCGCAATGTGGCGGTGTTGTCGCAGTTGGGTACCGGCACGGCGGGCATGACCCTCAACCGGTTCTGCTCGTCGGGCTTGCAGGCGATTGCAATTGCGGCCAACCAGATCGCCTCGGGTTGCAGCGACATCATCGTCGCCGGCGGTGTCGAGTCCATCAGCCTGACCATGAAAAGCGTCAACACCGACAACCTGATCAACCCGCTGCTCAAGGCGCAGGTGCCGGGCATTTATTTCCCCATGGGCCAGACCGCCGAAATCGTCGCCCGTCGCTACAACGTCAGCCGCGAAGACCAGGACCTCTACGCCCTGCAAAGCCAGCAGCGCACGGCCCAGGCCCAGGCGGACGGCTTGTTCGACGATGAAATCGTGGCGATGGCGGTCAAGTACCGGGTCGAGGACAAGGACACCGGCGCGGTGCAGATCCTTGACGGCGTGGTCGACCGCGACGACTGCAACCGCCCCGACACCAGCCTGGCCAGCCTGGCCGGGTTGAAGCCGGTGTTCGCCGAGGATGGCTCGGTGACGGCGGGCAACTCGTCCCAGCTCTCCGATGGCGCCTCGATGACCCTGGTGATGAGCCTGGAGAAAGCCCTGGCGTTGGGGCTCAAGCCCAAGGCGTTTTTCCGTGGTTTCACCGTGGCCGGTTGTGAGCCCGACGAGATGGGCATCGGCCCGGTGTTCTCGGTGCCCAAGCTGCTCAAGGCGAAGGGCTTGCAGGTGGCGGACATCGACCTGTGGGAACTCAACGAAGCGTTCGCGTCGCAGTGCCTGTATGCACGCGATCGCCTGGAAATCGACAACGCCCGCTACAACGTCAACGGCGGCTCGATCTCCATCGGCCATCCCTTCGGCATGACCGGCTCGCGGCAAGTGGGGCACTTGGTGCGTGAGTTGCAGCGGCGCAATCTGCGCTACGGCATCGTCACCATGTGCGTGGGCGGTGGCATGGGCGCGACCGGACTCTTCGAAGCCGTACGCTGA
- a CDS encoding DMT family transporter: MHISSGRWVYGFFLTLLTALLWGILPIKLKQVLQVMDPITVTWFRLIVAGSCLFLYLSATRRLPSLKVLGPRGGWLVGMAVCGLVGNYVLYLVGLKLLSPGTAQLVVQMGPIFLMIASVFVFKERFSLGQVLGLVVLIAGFGLFFNQRLAELLTSLGAYTAGVLTVLLATSIWVFYALGQKQLLTVWNSLQVMMVIYLSCAVLLTPWAHPLEALQLSPLQGWLLLACCMNTLVAYGAFAEALAHWEASRVSATLALTPLVTFVAVALAAWWWPDYVQAEEINALGYIGALLVVLGSAAVALAPSLLAGLKARRLRMAS, translated from the coding sequence ATGCACATCTCTTCCGGCCGCTGGGTCTACGGCTTCTTCCTGACCCTGCTGACCGCGCTGCTGTGGGGCATTCTGCCGATCAAACTCAAACAGGTCCTGCAGGTGATGGACCCCATCACCGTCACCTGGTTTCGCCTGATCGTGGCCGGCAGTTGCCTGTTCCTGTATCTATCCGCCACCCGACGCCTGCCCAGCCTTAAAGTGCTCGGTCCCAGGGGCGGCTGGCTGGTGGGCATGGCCGTGTGCGGCCTGGTGGGCAATTACGTGTTGTACCTGGTGGGCCTGAAGCTGCTCAGCCCCGGCACCGCCCAGTTGGTGGTGCAGATGGGGCCGATCTTTTTGATGATCGCCAGCGTGTTTGTGTTCAAGGAACGCTTCAGCCTCGGGCAAGTGCTGGGCCTGGTGGTATTGATCGCGGGCTTCGGTCTGTTCTTCAACCAGCGCCTGGCGGAACTGCTGACGTCGCTGGGCGCCTATACCGCCGGCGTGCTGACCGTCCTGCTGGCCACGTCGATCTGGGTGTTTTATGCCCTGGGCCAGAAGCAGTTGCTGACCGTATGGAATTCGCTGCAGGTGATGATGGTGATCTACCTGTCGTGCGCCGTGTTACTGACGCCCTGGGCCCATCCTCTGGAGGCCCTGCAACTGAGCCCGCTGCAAGGCTGGCTGCTGCTGGCGTGCTGCATGAACACCCTGGTGGCCTACGGCGCATTTGCCGAAGCCCTGGCCCATTGGGAAGCCTCGCGGGTCAGTGCGACCCTGGCGCTCACGCCGTTGGTGACGTTTGTCGCGGTGGCGTTAGCGGCGTGGTGGTGGCCGGACTATGTGCAGGCCGAAGAGATCAACGCCCTGGGGTATATCGGCGCGCTGCTGGTGGTGCTGGGTTCGGCGGCCGTGGCGCTGGCGCCGTCGTTGCTCGCCGGGCTCAAGGCCCGGCGGCTGCGCATGGCGTCTTAA
- a CDS encoding class II fumarate hydratase, which yields MSRIETDSLGDVAVPDDAYWGAQTQRSLVNFAIGEQRMPLAVLHALALIKKAAARVNNRNGDLPADIARLIEQAADEVLDGQHDDQFPLVVWQTGSGTQSNMNANEVIAGRANELSGKPRGGKSPVHPNDHVNRSQSSNDCFPTAMSIATVQAVHQQLLPALASLSGGLAELAARHMQLVKTGRTHMMDATPITFGQELSAFIAQLDYAERAIRGALPAVCELAQGGTAVGTGLNAPHGFGEAIAAELAALSGLPFVTAPNKFAALSGHEPLVTLHGALKTLAVALMKIANDLRLLGSGPRAGLAEVKLPANEPGSSIMPGKVNPTQCEALSMLACQVMGNDVTIGIAASQGHLQLNVYKPVIIHNLLESIRLLADGCNNFQEHCVAGLEPDAVQMAEHLERGLMLVTALNPHIGYDKSAQIAKKAYAEGLTLREAALELGYLTDAEFDQWVRPENMLGT from the coding sequence ATGAGCCGTATCGAAACCGACAGCCTGGGGGACGTCGCCGTCCCGGATGACGCCTACTGGGGCGCCCAGACCCAACGTTCGCTGGTGAATTTCGCCATTGGCGAGCAGCGCATGCCCCTGGCGGTGCTGCATGCCCTGGCCCTGATCAAGAAGGCTGCCGCACGGGTCAACAACCGCAACGGCGACCTGCCCGCCGACATCGCGCGCCTGATCGAACAGGCCGCCGACGAAGTGCTCGACGGCCAGCATGACGACCAGTTCCCCCTGGTGGTCTGGCAAACCGGCAGCGGTACCCAGAGCAACATGAACGCCAACGAAGTGATCGCCGGCCGCGCCAACGAGCTGTCGGGCAAGCCCCGTGGCGGCAAGAGCCCGGTGCATCCCAACGATCACGTCAACCGCTCCCAGAGCTCCAACGACTGCTTCCCCACGGCCATGAGCATCGCGACCGTGCAGGCGGTGCACCAGCAACTGCTGCCGGCGCTCGCCAGCCTTTCCGGGGGCCTGGCGGAATTGGCCGCGCGGCACATGCAACTGGTGAAGACCGGCCGCACCCATATGATGGACGCCACGCCCATCACCTTCGGCCAGGAACTGTCGGCGTTCATCGCCCAGCTCGATTACGCCGAGCGTGCGATCCGCGGCGCCCTGCCCGCCGTGTGCGAGTTGGCCCAAGGCGGCACCGCCGTCGGCACCGGGCTCAATGCGCCCCACGGCTTTGGCGAGGCGATTGCCGCCGAACTGGCCGCCCTCTCCGGCCTGCCATTCGTGACGGCGCCGAACAAATTCGCCGCGCTTTCCGGTCATGAGCCACTGGTGACCCTGCACGGCGCGCTGAAGACCCTGGCCGTGGCCCTGATGAAAATCGCCAACGATCTGCGCCTGCTGGGTTCGGGCCCGCGCGCCGGGCTGGCCGAGGTCAAGCTGCCGGCCAACGAGCCCGGCAGTTCGATCATGCCGGGCAAGGTCAACCCGACCCAGTGCGAAGCGCTGTCGATGCTGGCCTGCCAGGTCATGGGCAATGACGTGACCATCGGCATCGCTGCGAGCCAGGGGCATTTGCAGTTGAACGTGTACAAGCCGGTGATCATCCACAACCTGCTGGAGTCGATCCGCCTGCTCGCCGATGGCTGCAACAACTTCCAGGAACACTGCGTCGCCGGCCTCGAGCCTGACGCCGTGCAAATGGCCGAGCACCTGGAGCGTGGGCTGATGCTGGTGACCGCCCTCAACCCGCACATCGGCTATGACAAGTCGGCGCAGATCGCCAAGAAGGCCTACGCCGAAGGGCTGACGCTACGGGAAGCAGCGCTGGAGCTGGGCTACCTCACCGACGCCGAGTTCGACCAGTGGGTCCGCCCGGAAAACATGCTGGGCACTTAA
- a CDS encoding DUF2059 domain-containing protein, with translation MTRLRAICTAVALVCASGQVFADTASHNASAEAFLTLAHADKLGTPVYMQVQQMFAQRFEQTKAPAAKQSVLDSYQAKANAALDQAIGWPKLKPDMVKLYTSNFSESELKDLVAFYQSPLGKKVLEKMPQLTQQSAQMTQAKLESAVPVVNKLLEDMTNELTPKAAAPAKKK, from the coding sequence ATGACTCGTCTTCGTGCCATCTGTACCGCGGTTGCTCTGGTTTGCGCCAGCGGCCAGGTTTTTGCCGATACCGCCAGCCACAACGCCAGTGCCGAAGCCTTCCTTACCCTGGCCCACGCTGACAAGCTGGGGACCCCGGTGTACATGCAAGTGCAGCAAATGTTCGCCCAGCGCTTCGAACAGACCAAGGCGCCTGCCGCCAAGCAGTCCGTACTGGACAGCTACCAGGCCAAGGCCAACGCCGCCCTGGACCAGGCCATCGGCTGGCCGAAGCTGAAACCGGACATGGTCAAGCTCTACACCAGCAACTTCAGCGAATCCGAACTCAAGGACCTGGTTGCTTTCTACCAGTCGCCGCTGGGCAAGAAAGTCCTGGAAAAAATGCCGCAACTGACCCAGCAATCGGCCCAGATGACCCAGGCCAAGCTGGAAAGCGCCGTACCGGTGGTGAACAAACTGTTGGAAGACATGACCAACGAGCTGACGCCGAAAGCCGCCGCACCGGCCAAGAAGAAGTAA
- a CDS encoding BolA family protein: MTMQQRIETALAALGTDHLSVLDESHMHSRGLQTHFKAVLVSQQFEGLNRVKRHQKVYATLGDLMSEFHALALHTYTPEEWAQIDAAPASPTCAGGH; this comes from the coding sequence ATGACCATGCAACAGCGTATCGAAACGGCGCTCGCCGCCTTGGGCACGGACCACTTGAGCGTGCTGGACGAAAGCCATATGCACAGCCGTGGGTTGCAGACCCACTTCAAGGCCGTGCTGGTCAGCCAGCAGTTCGAGGGGCTTAACCGCGTCAAGCGCCACCAGAAGGTCTACGCCACCCTGGGTGACCTGATGAGCGAGTTTCATGCGCTGGCGCTGCATACCTACACGCCTGAAGAATGGGCACAAATCGACGCAGCCCCGGCCTCGCCGACCTGCGCCGGCGGCCATTGA
- the trhO gene encoding oxygen-dependent tRNA uridine(34) hydroxylase TrhO, with protein MTQPIVVAALYKFVTLEDYVALREPLLQAMVDNGIKGTLLIAEEGINGTVSGSREGIDGLMAWLKNDPRMVDIDHKESYCDEQPFYRTKVKLKKEIVTLGIEGVDPNKQVGTYVDPKDWNALISDPEVLLIDTRNDYEVSIGTFEGAIDPKTTSFREFPDYIKANFDPAKHKKVAMFCTGGIRCEKASSYMLGEGFDEVYHLKGGILKYLEEVPQEETKWQGDCFVFDNRVTVRHDLSEGDYDQCHACRTPVSVEDRASEHYVAGISCPHCWDKLPEKTRRSAIDRQKQIELAKARNMPHPIGFNYKQTSSEA; from the coding sequence ATGACTCAACCGATTGTCGTGGCGGCACTGTATAAGTTCGTCACCCTCGAAGATTACGTCGCCCTGCGCGAGCCCTTGCTGCAGGCGATGGTCGACAATGGCATCAAAGGCACTTTGCTGATCGCCGAAGAAGGCATCAACGGCACCGTTTCCGGCAGCCGCGAAGGCATCGACGGCCTGATGGCCTGGCTCAAGAACGACCCGCGCATGGTCGACATCGACCACAAAGAGTCGTACTGCGACGAGCAGCCGTTCTACCGCACCAAGGTCAAGCTCAAGAAAGAGATCGTGACCCTGGGCATCGAAGGCGTCGACCCCAACAAGCAAGTGGGCACCTACGTCGACCCCAAAGACTGGAACGCACTGATCAGCGATCCGGAAGTGCTGCTGATCGATACCCGCAACGACTACGAAGTGTCCATCGGCACCTTTGAAGGCGCGATCGACCCGAAAACCACCAGTTTTCGCGAATTTCCCGACTACATCAAAGCCAACTTCGACCCGGCCAAACACAAGAAAGTCGCTATGTTCTGCACCGGCGGCATTCGTTGCGAAAAGGCATCGAGCTACATGCTCGGCGAAGGCTTCGATGAGGTCTACCACCTCAAGGGCGGCATCCTGAAGTACCTCGAAGAGGTGCCGCAGGAAGAGACCAAATGGCAGGGTGACTGCTTTGTGTTCGACAATCGCGTGACCGTGCGCCACGACTTGAGCGAAGGCGACTACGATCAATGTCATGCCTGCCGTACACCGGTGAGCGTCGAAGACCGCGCATCCGAGCACTATGTGGCCGGCATCAGTTGCCCCCACTGCTGGGATAAGCTGCCGGAGAAAACCCGTCGCAGTGCGATCGACCGGCAAAAGCAGATCGAACTGGCCAAGGCCCGCAACATGCCGCACCCGATCGGTTTCAACTATAAGCAAACATCCTCCGAGGCTTGA
- a CDS encoding DsbA family protein, which translates to MSARLLYVMDPMCSWCWGFAPVAEALVKQAQAVGVELHLVVGGLRTGSGAALEPTTRRYILEHWQAVTEATSQPFKHEGALPDGFVYDTEPACRAIVTARSLAPDCAWKLLGLIQHAFYVEGRDVTLARVLVDLAEEAGIPRIEFAGEFDRAEQHAATAADFTWVQDLGIAGFPTLLAERNGQLALLTNGYQPLSELAPLLARWLERATCA; encoded by the coding sequence ATGTCAGCGCGCCTGCTTTACGTGATGGACCCGATGTGTTCCTGGTGCTGGGGCTTTGCCCCGGTGGCCGAGGCGTTGGTGAAGCAGGCCCAGGCGGTCGGCGTGGAACTGCACCTGGTGGTGGGCGGTTTGCGCACCGGCAGCGGCGCGGCATTGGAACCGACCACCCGGCGCTACATTCTTGAACACTGGCAGGCGGTCACCGAAGCCACCAGCCAGCCGTTCAAGCACGAGGGCGCGCTGCCCGACGGTTTTGTCTATGACACCGAGCCTGCCTGTCGCGCCATCGTCACCGCGCGCAGCCTGGCGCCGGATTGTGCATGGAAACTGTTGGGGCTGATCCAGCATGCGTTCTATGTCGAAGGTCGCGACGTAACCCTCGCCAGGGTGCTGGTGGACTTGGCGGAAGAAGCGGGCATACCGCGCATCGAGTTTGCCGGCGAGTTCGATCGCGCCGAGCAGCATGCCGCCACCGCTGCGGATTTCACCTGGGTGCAGGACCTGGGTATTGCGGGTTTCCCAACCTTGCTGGCCGAGCGTAACGGCCAGTTGGCACTGTTGACCAACGGCTACCAACCGCTGTCCGAGCTCGCGCCACTGCTCGCCCGCTGGTTGGAGCGAGCCACCTGTGCATGA